One genomic segment of Desulfurispora thermophila DSM 16022 includes these proteins:
- a CDS encoding sodium:solute symporter family transporter has product MKLLLLGIFVVVLLGCGLYSMSRARTVQEFFLGDRGVGPWLSAFAYGTTYFSAVIFIGYAGKVGWGFGLSSLWIVLGNTLLGSLLAWLVLARRTRLMTTRLGAMTMPEFLGVRYRDNNLKIFSALVIFIFLVPYSASVYMGLSYLFNQIFGIPYLYVAVFMCVLTGLYLVLGGYRAVALTDFIQGLVMIGGVAVLLYYVLHAPQVGGLKGFLPALKAHNPALTSPFGPEGGRLALLSLVLLTSLGPWGMPQMVQKFYAIRDEAAIRRAMIVASLFALIITFGAYFSGSLTHLFFDRLPVDPVSGKPTPDLLMPILLKNLLPELAATLILLLVLSASMSTLASLVLVSASSISIDLTVALGLKLSPRGGINLLRLLCALFIALSLVIALLKPAIILSLMAMSWGAVAGFFLAPYLYGLFWRGATPAGAWAAGLTGLTVAVVGSLYFKLNPAVIPQVGCAAMLVPLLVLPLVSLVTPALNKEHVEKVFGALAPADKAFLLTGKEVEST; this is encoded by the coding sequence ATGAAACTGCTACTGCTGGGTATTTTTGTGGTTGTGCTGCTGGGCTGCGGGCTCTACAGCATGAGCCGGGCGCGCACTGTGCAGGAGTTTTTCCTGGGCGACAGGGGGGTGGGTCCCTGGCTGTCGGCTTTCGCGTACGGCACCACATACTTTTCAGCAGTTATTTTTATTGGTTACGCCGGCAAGGTGGGCTGGGGCTTCGGCCTGTCCTCGCTGTGGATTGTGCTGGGTAACACTCTGCTGGGTAGCCTGCTGGCCTGGCTGGTGCTGGCCCGGCGCACCAGGCTCATGACCACCCGCCTGGGCGCCATGACCATGCCCGAGTTTCTGGGCGTTCGCTACCGGGACAACAACCTGAAAATTTTCTCCGCTCTGGTTATCTTCATCTTCCTGGTTCCCTACTCGGCTTCGGTATACATGGGCTTAAGCTACCTGTTCAACCAGATCTTTGGCATCCCTTACCTCTATGTGGCCGTCTTCATGTGCGTGCTCACCGGCCTGTACCTGGTGCTGGGCGGCTACCGGGCGGTGGCCCTGACCGACTTCATCCAGGGCCTGGTGATGATTGGCGGTGTAGCTGTTTTGCTCTACTATGTACTGCACGCTCCCCAGGTGGGTGGCCTGAAGGGCTTTTTGCCCGCTCTCAAAGCGCACAATCCGGCCCTGACCAGTCCCTTCGGACCGGAGGGCGGGCGGCTGGCCCTGCTTTCCCTGGTGCTGCTTACCAGCCTGGGCCCCTGGGGGATGCCCCAGATGGTGCAGAAGTTTTACGCCATTCGCGATGAGGCGGCCATCCGCCGGGCCATGATTGTGGCCAGCCTGTTTGCCCTGATTATCACTTTTGGCGCTTATTTCTCGGGCTCGCTCACCCATCTCTTTTTCGACCGCCTGCCGGTCGACCCGGTGAGCGGCAAGCCCACGCCCGACTTGCTCATGCCCATTCTGCTCAAGAATCTGCTGCCCGAGCTGGCGGCCACATTGATTTTGCTGCTGGTGCTGTCGGCTTCCATGTCCACACTGGCTTCGCTGGTGCTGGTGAGCGCTTCCAGCATTTCTATCGATCTGACGGTGGCCCTGGGCCTTAAACTCAGCCCGCGCGGCGGCATCAACCTTCTGCGCCTGCTGTGCGCTCTATTCATCGCCCTGTCACTGGTCATTGCCCTGCTGAAACCGGCCATCATCCTCAGCCTGATGGCCATGTCCTGGGGGGCGGTGGCCGGGTTCTTCCTGGCCCCGTACCTGTACGGCCTGTTCTGGCGCGGTGCCACTCCGGCCGGGGCCTGGGCGGCCGGCCTCACCGGTCTGACCGTGGCGGTGGTGGGCTCGCTGTACTTCAAGCTCAATCCGGCCGTCATTCCCCAGGTTGGCTGCGCGGCCATGCTGGTGCCCCTGCTGGTGCTGCCCCTGGTCAGCCTGGTCACGCCGGCCTTAAATAAGGAACATGTGGAAAAAGTTTTCGGGGCCCTGGCCCCGGCCGATAAAGCATTCTTGCTCACAGGTAAGGAAGTGGAAAGCACATGA
- a CDS encoding indolepyruvate oxidoreductase subunit beta: MLEKLDILLVGVGGQGTILASKILVNAAAAAGYDIKMSEIHGMAQRGGSVVTHVRLGSAVSSPMVEEGRTDIILAFEQLEGLRWLNYLKPGGSMILSSQVIYPVPVLAGLAAYPENIPGYIAARVPDTLVIDALQAALQCGNAKAANVVLVGALAARLPLERALWEQALKETVPPRLLEVNLAAFAAGYEYRKS; encoded by the coding sequence ATGCTTGAAAAGCTGGACATTCTGCTGGTGGGCGTGGGCGGTCAGGGCACCATCCTGGCCAGCAAAATTCTGGTGAATGCTGCCGCCGCGGCCGGCTATGACATCAAAATGTCGGAAATCCACGGTATGGCCCAGCGGGGAGGCAGTGTGGTCACCCATGTGCGTTTGGGCAGCGCGGTGAGCTCTCCCATGGTGGAAGAAGGGCGTACCGATATCATCCTGGCCTTTGAGCAGCTGGAAGGGCTGCGCTGGCTGAACTACTTAAAGCCGGGCGGCAGCATGATTTTGAGCAGCCAGGTGATTTATCCCGTACCGGTTCTGGCCGGTCTGGCCGCCTACCCGGAGAACATCCCCGGCTACATCGCCGCCCGGGTGCCCGATACGCTGGTCATTGACGCCTTGCAGGCCGCCCTGCAGTGCGGCAATGCTAAAGCGGCCAATGTGGTGCTGGTGGGGGCGCTGGCCGCCCGCCTGCCCCTGGAGCGTGCCCTGTGGGAGCAGGCTCTCAAGGAAACCGTGCCGCCGCGCCTTTTGGAGGTCAACCTGGCCGCCTTCGCCGCCGGGTATGAGTACCGGAAATCCTAG
- a CDS encoding Lrp/AsnC family transcriptional regulator, whose translation MPVPSKSVDKEILAILEENARISLPEIAFMLNMDVEEVARRVRELEERKVITGYLTLVNWEKVGEERVCAFIEVRTQPQRDVGYDAVAERISRFSEVRSVRLMSGAYDLAVIVEGRNMREVSNFVATRLATIEGVVSTTTHFVLKTYKQDGVIFENEEEDRRLVISP comes from the coding sequence TTGCCCGTTCCATCTAAAAGTGTGGACAAAGAAATCCTGGCCATATTAGAAGAAAATGCCAGAATATCCCTGCCCGAAATTGCTTTTATGTTGAATATGGATGTAGAGGAAGTGGCCCGGCGGGTGAGGGAACTGGAGGAACGAAAGGTGATCACCGGTTACCTTACCCTGGTCAACTGGGAGAAGGTGGGCGAAGAACGGGTCTGCGCCTTCATAGAAGTGCGCACCCAGCCGCAGCGCGATGTGGGTTATGACGCCGTAGCCGAGCGCATTTCCCGCTTTTCCGAAGTGCGCAGCGTCCGCTTGATGTCGGGCGCTTACGACCTGGCGGTGATTGTGGAAGGGCGCAACATGCGCGAGGTGAGCAACTTCGTGGCCACCCGCCTGGCCACCATTGAAGGAGTGGTCAGCACCACCACCCACTTTGTGCTCAAAACCTACAAGCAGGACGGCGTGATTTTTGAAAACGAAGAAGAGGACAGGAGGCTGGTGATTTCCCCATGA
- a CDS encoding aminotransferase class I/II-fold pyridoxal phosphate-dependent enzyme — protein sequence MTGKRDWSEKLNPVVRHMPPSGIRRFFDLVAEMKGVISLGVGEPDFITPWHIREACIYALEKGYTMYTSNQGLLELREAIARDLDLTYGVTYDARRELLVTVGVSEGLDLAMRALLAPGDEVLIPEPSYVSYAPCVLMAGGVPVTMPTSMQNSFRLTADTLEKHITPRSKILLLCYPNNPTGAVMGRRDLLEVAEVARAHDLIVISDEIYDRLTYVGQHTCMASLPGMQERTVLLNGFSKAYAMTGWRVGYVAANADFIAAMTKIHQYTMLCAPITAQMAALEALQNGRESMQKMVQQYSRRRHLVVQGLREMGLPCFEPGGAFYAFPDITPTGLSSEEFAEALLREEKVALVPGNAFGPSGEGHVRLSYASSLDDLGEALRRMARFVKKRGVQVRAVVNM from the coding sequence ATGACCGGTAAAAGAGATTGGAGTGAAAAGCTGAACCCCGTGGTGCGCCACATGCCTCCCTCGGGCATCCGGCGGTTTTTCGATCTGGTGGCCGAAATGAAGGGCGTCATTTCCCTGGGGGTGGGCGAGCCCGACTTTATCACCCCCTGGCACATCCGGGAGGCCTGCATCTACGCCCTGGAAAAGGGTTACACCATGTACACCTCCAACCAGGGTTTGCTGGAATTGCGGGAAGCCATCGCCCGGGACCTGGACCTCACCTACGGCGTGACCTACGACGCCCGGCGCGAGCTGCTGGTCACAGTGGGCGTGAGCGAGGGACTGGATCTGGCCATGCGGGCGCTGCTGGCCCCGGGCGATGAAGTGCTCATCCCCGAGCCCTCCTATGTGTCCTACGCCCCCTGTGTGCTCATGGCCGGCGGGGTGCCCGTGACCATGCCCACCAGCATGCAAAACAGCTTCCGCCTGACGGCGGACACACTGGAAAAACACATCACGCCGCGCAGCAAAATTCTGCTGCTCTGCTACCCCAACAATCCCACCGGGGCGGTCATGGGGCGGCGGGATTTGCTGGAGGTGGCCGAAGTGGCCCGCGCCCATGATTTAATAGTTATCTCGGACGAAATTTACGACCGGCTGACCTATGTGGGACAGCACACCTGCATGGCCTCATTGCCCGGCATGCAGGAACGCACCGTGCTGCTAAACGGCTTTTCCAAGGCCTACGCCATGACCGGCTGGCGGGTGGGTTATGTGGCCGCCAACGCCGATTTCATTGCCGCCATGACCAAAATCCACCAGTACACCATGCTTTGCGCGCCCATCACCGCCCAGATGGCCGCGCTGGAAGCGCTGCAGAACGGCCGGGAGAGCATGCAGAAAATGGTGCAGCAGTACAGCCGCCGCCGGCATCTGGTGGTGCAGGGGCTGCGGGAAATGGGCCTGCCCTGTTTTGAGCCGGGCGGCGCCTTTTACGCCTTCCCCGATATCACGCCCACCGGCCTGTCCTCGGAGGAATTCGCGGAAGCGCTGTTGCGGGAGGAGAAAGTGGCCCTAGTGCCCGGCAATGCCTTCGGCCCCAGCGGCGAGGGTCACGTGCGCCTGTCCTACGCCTCCTCGCTGGATGACCTGGGCGAAGCCCTGCGCCGCATGGCCCGCTTTGTCAAAAAGCGCGGCGTGCAGGTGCGGGCGGTGGTGAATATGTAG
- a CDS encoding phenylacetate--CoA ligase family protein, which yields MIWDPQHECMEREQMQALQLQRLQQVVARAYDRVAFYRQLFDEKGIRPQDVRSLADLARLPFTTKDALRENYPYGLFAVPMQQIVRLHASSGTTGKPTVVGYTRNDLNTWAELVARMVTQAGVTSGDIAQITFGYGLFTGAFGLHYGLERVGAAIVPASVGNTEKQITLMQDFGTTVLVGTPSYALHLAEVARGMGVDPVALPVRLGLFGAEAWTEEMRRELEAAWGIKATDNYGLSEIIGPGVAGECGHSPGWMHISEDHFLAEVIDPHTGQPLGLEQEGELVITTLTKEALPLIRYRTKDITVLTAQPCACGRTTLRMRKVSGRSDDMLIVSGVNVFPSQIESVLMSIEGIAPHYQIILGKKGYLDYIEVQVELTEEAFTGQFRDLEELERRIKTRLQSVLSIGPRVRLLEPHSIERSQGKARRVIDLRRQPQDK from the coding sequence ATGATCTGGGACCCCCAGCACGAGTGTATGGAGAGAGAACAAATGCAGGCGCTGCAGTTGCAGCGCCTGCAGCAGGTTGTGGCCCGGGCGTACGACCGGGTCGCTTTTTACCGGCAGCTTTTTGACGAAAAGGGAATCCGGCCGCAGGATGTGCGCAGCCTGGCGGACCTGGCCCGCCTGCCCTTCACCACCAAGGACGCCCTGCGGGAGAACTACCCCTATGGCCTGTTTGCCGTGCCCATGCAGCAAATAGTCCGCCTGCACGCCTCCTCGGGCACCACGGGCAAGCCCACTGTAGTGGGTTACACCAGAAACGACCTGAACACCTGGGCCGAGTTGGTGGCGCGCATGGTTACCCAGGCCGGGGTGACCAGCGGCGACATTGCCCAGATCACCTTTGGCTACGGCCTGTTCACCGGCGCCTTTGGCCTGCATTACGGTTTGGAAAGGGTGGGGGCGGCCATTGTGCCGGCCTCGGTGGGCAACACCGAAAAGCAGATCACCCTGATGCAGGATTTCGGCACCACCGTGCTGGTGGGTACGCCCTCCTATGCCCTGCACCTGGCCGAAGTGGCCCGGGGCATGGGGGTGGATCCGGTGGCGCTGCCCGTGCGCCTGGGTCTTTTCGGCGCCGAAGCCTGGACCGAGGAAATGCGCCGGGAACTGGAGGCGGCCTGGGGCATCAAGGCCACTGACAACTACGGACTGAGTGAGATCATCGGCCCGGGGGTGGCCGGCGAATGCGGCCATAGTCCGGGCTGGATGCACATTTCCGAGGATCATTTCCTGGCCGAGGTAATCGATCCCCACACCGGCCAGCCCCTGGGCCTGGAGCAGGAAGGTGAGCTGGTGATCACCACCCTGACCAAAGAGGCCCTGCCCCTGATTCGCTACCGCACCAAAGATATTACCGTGCTCACCGCGCAGCCCTGTGCCTGCGGCCGCACCACGTTGCGCATGCGCAAAGTGAGCGGGCGCAGCGATGATATGCTCATTGTCTCGGGCGTCAACGTCTTTCCCTCGCAGATTGAGAGCGTGCTCATGTCCATTGAGGGTATCGCCCCCCATTACCAGATCATCCTGGGCAAGAAAGGTTACCTGGACTATATTGAGGTGCAGGTGGAATTGACCGAGGAGGCCTTCACCGGCCAGTTCCGCGATCTGGAGGAACTGGAGCGGCGCATCAAAACCCGCCTGCAGAGCGTGCTGTCCATTGGCCCGCGGGTGCGCCTGCTGGAGCCGCACTCTATCGAGCGCAGCCAGGGCAAGGCCAGGCGGGTGATTGACCTGCGCCGCCAGCCTCAAGACAAATAA
- a CDS encoding XapX domain-containing protein: MKETIKDILLSTAAGFVVGALFARLRLPVPAPPTPAGVMGIVGLFLGYWLVSRLN; the protein is encoded by the coding sequence ATGAAAGAGACAATCAAAGATATCCTGCTCTCCACCGCGGCCGGCTTTGTGGTGGGGGCGCTCTTCGCCCGTTTGCGCCTGCCCGTGCCCGCTCCGCCCACCCCGGCCGGTGTGATGGGCATTGTGGGGCTTTTCCTGGGTTACTGGCTGGTTTCCCGCCTGAATTGA
- the iorA gene encoding indolepyruvate ferredoxin oxidoreductase subunit alpha codes for MTRKMMTGNEAIARGAYEYGVRLGAGYPGTPSTEILENFARYPGIYAEWAPNEKVALEVAIGAAMAGARALVTMKHVGVNVAADPLLTLAYTGVNGGLVLVAADDPGMHSSQNEQDTRHYARLAKVPVLEPSDSQEAKDMVGLALEISERFDIPVILRTTTRVAHSQSFVQVGQRQEVPLRPYQKDVQKWLMVPAFGRLRRQALEQRLSALREYAESAPVNKIFPGEGKIGVITSGISFQYVRELLPGASILKLGLTYPLPEQLIKKFAAGVDRLLVVEEQEPFLEDHLKQWGIPCAGKAIFPAMGEFSTALLRRCLQQAGILPAAAAEGAPDLSDMPAAPVRPPVLCAGCPHRGVFYLLNKMKLLVTGDIGCYTLGGLPPLSGIDSCVCMGASIGMAHGIGQVAPELGRRTVAVIGDSTFMHSGLTGLLNVVYNRGSSVVLILDNSTTAMTGHQDHPATGRTLLGQEAPAVDMVALVRALGVPHVVTVDPLDLKAMQQALEEALAADGPAVIIARRPCVLLRKLPPNPVAVDEDKCTGCKTCLKLSCPALSVVDKKCRVDSIACVGCNLCVQVCKFAALQAAQRGETNA; via the coding sequence ATGACCCGTAAAATGATGACGGGCAATGAAGCCATTGCCCGGGGCGCCTACGAGTACGGCGTGCGCCTGGGGGCGGGCTACCCCGGCACCCCCAGCACGGAAATCCTGGAAAACTTCGCCCGCTACCCGGGCATTTACGCCGAATGGGCCCCCAACGAAAAGGTGGCCCTGGAAGTGGCCATCGGCGCGGCCATGGCCGGAGCCCGCGCCCTGGTGACCATGAAGCACGTGGGCGTGAACGTGGCCGCCGACCCGCTGCTTACCCTGGCCTACACCGGCGTAAACGGCGGTCTGGTGCTGGTGGCGGCCGACGACCCGGGCATGCACAGCTCGCAAAACGAACAGGACACCCGCCATTACGCCCGCCTGGCCAAAGTGCCCGTGCTGGAGCCTTCCGACAGCCAGGAGGCCAAGGACATGGTGGGTCTGGCTCTGGAAATCAGCGAGCGCTTTGACATCCCGGTCATCCTGCGCACCACCACCCGGGTGGCTCACTCCCAGAGCTTTGTGCAGGTGGGCCAAAGGCAGGAGGTACCCCTGCGCCCCTACCAGAAAGATGTGCAGAAGTGGCTCATGGTGCCCGCTTTCGGCCGGCTGCGCCGCCAGGCGCTGGAGCAGCGTCTGAGCGCCTTAAGAGAATATGCCGAAAGTGCGCCGGTGAACAAAATATTCCCCGGTGAGGGCAAAATAGGCGTGATCACTTCGGGCATCAGCTTCCAGTATGTAAGAGAACTGCTGCCCGGGGCCAGTATCCTCAAGCTGGGCCTCACTTACCCGCTCCCCGAGCAACTGATTAAAAAGTTTGCCGCCGGTGTGGACAGGCTGCTGGTGGTGGAAGAGCAGGAACCCTTCCTGGAAGATCATTTGAAACAGTGGGGCATCCCCTGCGCGGGCAAAGCCATCTTCCCGGCCATGGGAGAGTTCAGCACGGCCCTTTTGCGCCGCTGTCTGCAACAGGCCGGCATACTGCCCGCCGCGGCCGCAGAAGGCGCCCCCGATCTTTCGGACATGCCCGCCGCGCCGGTACGCCCGCCCGTGCTGTGCGCCGGCTGTCCGCACCGCGGTGTCTTCTATTTGCTGAACAAAATGAAACTGCTGGTGACAGGCGACATTGGCTGCTACACCCTGGGCGGCCTGCCGCCCCTGTCGGGCATTGACAGTTGCGTATGTATGGGGGCCAGCATCGGTATGGCCCACGGCATAGGCCAGGTGGCGCCCGAGCTGGGCCGCCGCACCGTGGCCGTGATTGGCGACTCCACCTTCATGCACTCGGGCCTCACCGGCCTTTTGAATGTGGTTTACAACCGGGGCAGCAGCGTGGTGCTCATCCTGGACAACAGCACCACGGCCATGACCGGCCACCAGGACCACCCGGCCACCGGGCGCACCCTGCTGGGGCAGGAGGCGCCAGCGGTGGACATGGTGGCTCTGGTGCGGGCCCTGGGCGTACCCCATGTGGTTACAGTGGATCCGCTGGACTTAAAAGCAATGCAGCAGGCCCTGGAAGAGGCCCTGGCCGCGGATGGCCCGGCCGTGATCATTGCCCGCCGGCCCTGTGTGCTGCTGCGCAAACTGCCCCCCAACCCGGTGGCGGTGGATGAAGATAAGTGCACCGGCTGCAAAACCTGTTTGAAGCTGAGCTGTCCGGCCCTGTCCGTGGTGGACAAGAAATGCCGGGTGGACAGCATCGCCTGTGTGGGTTGTAATCTGTGTGTGCAGGTGTGCAAATTTGCCGCCCTGCAGGCTGCCCAAAGGGGTGAGACCAATGCTTGA
- the argS gene encoding arginine--tRNA ligase, with protein sequence MNYLVERVRGGIAAALGKAVQQAVAAGDLPPLEMPAFVVEVPREKEHGDFATNAAMLLARPARRAPRQIAEIILSHLQAPELPLQKTEIAGPGFINFYLHPEWVLAVLPEIIAAGENYGRLGIGKGQKIQVEFVSANPTGLLHMGNARGAALGDSIAALLDFAGYEVTREFYINDAGNQILHFGASLEARYLQQLGYDAAVPEEGYHGEDIVDTVKNFIALHGDRYLNASPDERRAALTEFALNEKLTAIKNSLANFGVHYDVWFSEQSLHDSGQVQQAIDILRQRGYLYEHESALWFKAREFGVEKDEVLVRQNGIPTYFAADIAYHMNKFQRGFDRVIDIWGADHHGHVPRMKGAVAALGYNPDNLQIIIMQLVRLYKKGEIVRMSKRTGQFVTLDELVEEVGKDAARYFFVMRSADSHLDFDLDLARSQSNENPVYYIQYAHARICSIMRQLAQQGGSLPDPAQVDLSCLTAEAELALARRLADLPEEIALCARDLAPHRLARYVHEVAGLFHSFYNSHRVLTEDAALTAARLMLVQATRLVLANCLRLLGLSAPESM encoded by the coding sequence ATGAACTACCTGGTAGAAAGAGTGCGCGGCGGTATTGCAGCCGCCCTGGGAAAAGCCGTCCAGCAGGCCGTGGCGGCCGGTGACCTGCCGCCGTTGGAAATGCCTGCCTTTGTGGTGGAAGTGCCGCGGGAGAAGGAGCACGGCGACTTTGCCACCAACGCGGCCATGCTGCTGGCCCGTCCGGCCCGTCGCGCTCCGCGCCAGATTGCCGAAATTATTTTGAGCCACCTGCAGGCACCCGAACTGCCGCTGCAAAAAACCGAAATTGCCGGCCCCGGCTTTATTAATTTTTACCTGCATCCCGAATGGGTGCTGGCCGTCCTGCCGGAAATCATCGCCGCCGGGGAGAACTATGGCCGGCTGGGCATTGGTAAAGGGCAGAAGATACAGGTGGAGTTTGTCAGTGCCAACCCCACCGGTCTTCTGCACATGGGCAATGCCCGGGGAGCCGCCCTGGGCGACAGCATTGCCGCTTTGTTGGACTTTGCCGGCTATGAGGTGACGCGCGAGTTCTACATCAACGATGCCGGCAACCAGATCCTGCACTTTGGCGCTTCCCTGGAGGCGCGCTATTTGCAGCAGCTGGGCTACGACGCCGCCGTGCCCGAGGAAGGCTACCACGGCGAGGATATAGTGGATACAGTGAAAAACTTCATTGCCCTGCACGGCGACCGCTACCTTAATGCCAGCCCGGACGAGCGACGGGCCGCCCTGACCGAATTTGCTTTAAATGAAAAATTAACCGCCATTAAAAATTCCCTGGCCAATTTCGGCGTGCATTACGACGTGTGGTTTTCCGAGCAGAGCCTGCATGACAGCGGTCAGGTGCAGCAGGCCATAGACATCCTGCGCCAGCGCGGCTACCTGTACGAACATGAATCAGCCCTGTGGTTTAAAGCACGGGAATTCGGCGTGGAAAAGGACGAAGTGCTGGTGCGCCAGAACGGTATTCCCACCTACTTCGCCGCCGATATCGCCTACCACATGAACAAATTCCAGCGGGGCTTCGACCGGGTCATTGACATCTGGGGCGCCGATCACCACGGCCACGTGCCGCGCATGAAGGGGGCGGTGGCCGCCCTGGGCTACAACCCGGACAACTTGCAGATCATTATCATGCAACTGGTGCGGCTGTACAAGAAGGGCGAAATTGTCCGCATGAGCAAGCGCACCGGCCAGTTTGTCACCCTGGACGAGCTGGTGGAAGAGGTGGGTAAGGACGCCGCCCGCTATTTCTTTGTCATGCGCAGCGCGGACAGCCACCTGGACTTTGATCTGGATCTGGCCCGTTCCCAGAGCAATGAAAACCCGGTCTACTACATCCAGTACGCCCACGCCCGCATCTGCAGCATCATGCGCCAGCTGGCCCAGCAGGGGGGCAGCCTGCCCGACCCGGCGCAGGTGGACTTGAGCTGTCTGACCGCCGAGGCCGAGCTGGCCCTGGCCCGCCGCCTGGCCGACCTGCCCGAGGAAATCGCCCTGTGCGCCCGCGACCTGGCGCCCCACCGCCTGGCCCGCTATGTGCACGAGGTGGCCGGGCTGTTCCACAGCTTCTACAACAGCCACCGCGTGCTTACGGAGGACGCCGCGCTCACGGCAGCCCGCCTGATGCTGGTGCAGGCCACGCGCCTTGTGCTGGCCAACTGCCTGCGGCTGCTGGGCCTTTCTGCGCCGGAAAGCATGTGA
- the ypeB gene encoding germination protein YpeB: MNRRRWIIPALLGLLALLLAGYWGVTQQRGRAELETALRNKYQRAFYELVYHVQGVEVLLSKSLIGQDSKMDLSLFMNLWQQADIAQRELAQLPVPAAAAGRISKFLNQVSDFSGSLARQAAAGKPLSEEQWKTIKELYGRVSSLHEDLRAIETSIADGSMTMSELAGSRRRGLLKEAPRLADSNFAEISDKMKNMPVLIYDGPFSDHLAARKPRGLPAGTVSLEQARQSAFKFMQRTPGREYSFGEIRLDRGNIPVYRVEIVGRPLRRGERVLVGVTRQGGQVLWMINTRPLGDKKLSIRQALDRARSFLKERGFPDLEPNYYELQNNVLMINYVYKTSRGVLVYPDLLKVGVALDNGQVVAFEAKNYWQNHVAQRPVKPVLTLEQARQRLSPHLESVSSGRLAIIPVSPDKEVLTYEFKGQLGNDVYLVYINASTGAEEKILRLVRTGGGVLTI; encoded by the coding sequence ATGAACAGACGGCGGTGGATTATCCCGGCATTGTTAGGCCTGCTGGCTCTATTATTGGCCGGGTACTGGGGCGTAACCCAGCAAAGGGGAAGGGCGGAACTGGAGACGGCATTGCGCAATAAATACCAGCGGGCCTTTTATGAGCTGGTCTACCATGTGCAGGGCGTGGAGGTTCTGCTCTCCAAGAGCTTGATTGGCCAGGACAGCAAAATGGACTTAAGCCTGTTCATGAACTTGTGGCAGCAGGCCGACATTGCCCAGAGGGAACTGGCCCAGCTGCCAGTGCCCGCAGCAGCCGCCGGGCGCATCAGCAAATTCTTGAACCAGGTCAGCGACTTTTCGGGCAGCCTGGCCCGCCAGGCGGCGGCCGGTAAGCCGCTGTCTGAAGAGCAGTGGAAGACAATCAAAGAACTGTACGGCCGGGTGAGCAGCCTGCATGAGGACCTGCGGGCCATTGAAACCAGCATTGCCGACGGCAGTATGACCATGAGCGAGCTGGCCGGCAGCCGCCGCCGGGGCTTGCTGAAAGAGGCGCCCCGGTTGGCCGACAGCAACTTTGCCGAAATCAGCGATAAAATGAAAAATATGCCCGTGCTGATCTACGACGGCCCTTTTTCCGACCATCTGGCGGCAAGGAAGCCGCGCGGTCTGCCGGCGGGCACAGTGAGTCTGGAGCAGGCCCGGCAAAGCGCCTTTAAATTCATGCAGCGCACTCCCGGCCGGGAGTATTCCTTTGGGGAAATTCGACTGGACCGGGGTAATATACCGGTTTACCGGGTGGAAATAGTTGGCCGGCCACTCAGGCGCGGGGAACGGGTGCTGGTGGGCGTTACGCGGCAGGGCGGCCAGGTGCTGTGGATGATTAACACCCGGCCGCTGGGTGACAAAAAGCTTTCCATCCGGCAGGCCCTGGACAGGGCGCGGTCATTCTTAAAAGAGCGAGGTTTTCCGGACCTGGAGCCCAACTACTATGAATTACAGAACAATGTTCTAATGATCAACTACGTCTATAAAACATCCCGGGGTGTGCTGGTTTACCCCGACCTGCTCAAAGTGGGTGTGGCGCTGGACAACGGCCAGGTGGTGGCCTTTGAAGCGAAAAATTACTGGCAAAACCATGTGGCGCAGCGCCCGGTCAAACCCGTGCTCACGTTGGAGCAGGCCCGGCAGCGCCTCTCGCCGCACCTGGAAAGCGTAAGCTCCGGTCGCCTGGCCATCATACCGGTATCGCCGGACAAAGAGGTGCTCACCTACGAATTTAAAGGTCAGCTGGGCAATGATGTTTACTTGGTTTACATCAACGCTTCCACCGGAGCCGAGGAAAAAATTCTGCGTCTGGTGCGTACGGGGGGCGGGGTGCTGACAATTTGA